From the genome of Mucispirillum schaedleri ASF457:
AATATATTTATATCTGCCTGTGTTAGAAGTTTTTTTATTGTTTCTGCATCTGAACTGTAATAGTCATGGTTGCCAATAACTGCATAAACTCCAAGAGGTGCATTTAGTTTTTTTAATTCATGTATATGAGCCTGTGTTAAATCTTTTATATTATTATCTATAATATCACCTATAATAAAAATAACATCAGGTTTCATATTGTTAATAATTTGGACTTCTTTACTAAGTCTTTTTGGGCTCATATCTGCCCCAATATGTAAGTCAGAAAGTGCGGCAATAGTTATATTTTCTTTCAATTCTTTTTTTAGAGTTACAGTATATGCTGTAATTTTTGTATTATGACTATTTATATAGCCGTATATTATAGTAACTAATGTAAGCACAAGGACAATAATCATCTGCACTTTATGGCTTAAAAATGGAGTATGCAGCAGTTTGAAAATAAGCCTGATAATATCTGTTGCTGCAAGATAGATAAAAAGATAGTTAGTAAAAGCAAGTATTAAATGTGTTGCAAAGATAATGCTGTTTGGAATATGTATGCCAAATGTTTTAACTAAAATTCTTGCGATTAAAAAAGTGCTGAATAATATTAAAAAAATAAAAATAATAAGCCACATATTATACTTTTTAAAAAATGCCTGATAGAGCCTGAATGCAATATATGAGCCAAAAACAATATTTTGAAGTATAATTAATAAAATGATACCCATACTTTCTCCAAGTTTTACTCTATATTACTGCTGTATCCACTATCTTTATTTGTTTGTTACATTAATCAGCACTATTTCTGAATTAGTGCCTACTCTGAAAGGCGGTCCCCATAAACCAAGTCCGCTTGTAACCAAAAAGTGAAATCCATCATATTTTTTCATACCATAAGATACTTCATACATTTTTTTTACAATAAGATTTACAGGAAAAAACTGTCCATCATGAGTATGACCAGAGATTTGTATATCTGCATTTATTTTTATGCCATCTTGTGGTGATTTTGGTATATGGTCAACTATTATGACAGGCTTTGTTTTATCATCTATTTTGCTGTATAAAATTTCAATATCTGTTCTTTCATTATTAGATGAGCTGCTGTGACGCAGACTGTCTCTGCCTATAATATAAACTTCCTTTTCTGGAATATATGCAATATCATCAATTAAGGTTGTAAACCCTGCTTTATTAAAAACTGATAAGACATCTTTTTGACTGCCACTGTAATACTCATGGTTGCCAAATACTGCATATATTCCAAATGGTGCTTCAATTTTTTTAAACTGTTCAATATATTCTTCTGTAAAATCATTTATATTATTATCTATAATATCTCCAGCAATTAAAACAAAATCAGGCTTTAAATTATTTATAATTTGTATTTTTTTATAAAGCCTTTCCGCAGTCATATCAGAGCCTATGTGAATATCTGATAATGCCGCAATAGTAAATGGTGTATGTATTGTTTTATTTAATGCAATATTATATTCATTAACTTTTGTAAGATGGCTGTTTATGAAACCAAGTATACATATAATAACAGATATTATCACAACAATAATACCCTGAATATAATGATTAATAAAAGAAATTTTAAAAAGTTTCAGTATTAATTTTATAATATCTGTAAGCAGATAAAAAATAAATATGTATATAAACAGCCCTAAAAAAATATCAGAAATAAAAATAAAAAAATCATGTATTTGATAGTCTGAAAGTTTTTCTATACTTCTTGTGATTATAAAAGAGTTGCATATTAATATAATCAATGAAATAACTGCAGATTTTTTATATTTTGTAAAAAAAGATAAATATAAGTGGTATGCTGTATATATAGAAAAAATAATATTTTGTATTATAATTAATACCAGCATGCTCATAACTTACTCCTTATAATAAGGAAAATTATATATTTAAAGCTGATACATATCAATAAAAAATCATAATAATTTTACAAATCATTTATATTTGATTATAAAAAAGACTGCCGAAAATTTATCTTCGGCAGTCAAATTCAGCTTACAGCTGCATAGGGTTCAAATATAACATAGGGGAGGTTGTTTATATTTGAAAATTAATATATATGGGAAAGAATAAAAAAGACTTAATTTGTCTTATATTATAAGTATATGTTTTTTTAGATAAAAATCAAGTCTTAAAATATAAAAAGTAAAATTATGTATATAATTTATACACATTTTATAAAAGCAATAAAAATAAAGATATAACATACTGATAATAAAGAGCAAATATTTATTTATAAAGAGTATAAAATGAAAAAGCCTGCCAAAAAGTTTACACAATTCAGCAGGCATATTAAAAATATATTTATTTTGTTATTAATTTTCCATCTTTAATAAGATACTGAGCAGAATTAATTAATTCATCACTAAAAGTGATACCTAATAATTTTGCAGTATCTAAATCAAGCAGTTTATTATAAAATTTAGGGTCATTTAACGACTGTATTGGAAGCTCTTCTGCTTTTTTGCCCTGCAGCACTTCTGCAATAAGTCTGCCTGTCATTCTACCCATTTCATAGTAGCTGAACCCTAAGGCATAAACTACACCGCCATTTAATGTTGGAGTAATATCGCCTCCAAAAACTGGTATTTTATTTTGTTTTGCAGTATCAGTTAAGGCAGACATTGCTGTTGCAATAGAGTTGTCTGTAAAGCAGTAAAAAGCATCCACTCTTGAAACAAGGCTTTCTGCTGCCTGTTTAACTTCTGCAGGTGTTGCTATTGTCTGCACAATAAGTTCAACACCAAGTTCATCACATACCTGTTTTGTTGTTTCTGCCATACTTACAGAGTTTGTTTCAGATGTTGTATAAATGATACCTAGTTTTTTAAAGTCATATACTTTTTTAAACTCAATAAGCTGTTCTTTTATAGGTATAGCATCAATAACCCCTGTAATATTTTTATTTCCTTGTGTTATAGATGAGGCAAGGCCGGCTTTTACAGGGTCAGTCACAGCAGTAAAAACAATAGGTGTATTTGGAAGCTGGTTTGCAAGAGTAACTGTCATAGGTGTTGCAATACCAACTGCAACATCAACATTATCACTTTTAAACTTGCTTGCAATAGCAGAAGAAATGTTTAAATCACCATTAGCATTCTGCAGGTCAATATTTGCATGTATATTTAACTCTTTTAATTCATCAAGTATACCTTTTTCAGCATCATTTAATGAATTGTGTGATATTAATTTTGCAATACCAATAGTTGGCAGTTCCGGTTTTTTTGCTTCATTTTTTTTGCATGCAGTAAAGCTTAAAGCAAGGCATACAGTAAGTATAATAAATAATAGTTTTTTCATAGTGATACCCTATTTTTTCACTTCTTTGCCATTTTCTAAAAATATTGTATTTTCAGAAATAAGGTCTTGTGGTATAGTTACTCCCAGTGCATTTGCAGCATCATTATCAATAATAGTTTGAGTTTCTTTTGCACCTTTCATATATCTTGTTGGTATATCTTCTGTTTTTTTGCCATTTAAAATATCTATAATCTGCTGGCCTGCAAGCCTGCCTATAACATAATAATCAGCCCCAGCAGTATATAAAACACCGCCAAACTGTAAAGAAGATGATGGGTCAGCAGAAAATACTGGCAGATTATTTGCAGCAGCAGTTGATGTGATAGAATTTAATGATGAGCATACATTATTATCTGTCACCACATAAAAAGCATCAACTCTTCCAATTAAACTTTCAGCAGCCTGTTTTATTTCATTAATATTAGTAATAGGCTGGCTGATTAATTTAATACCAAGTTTATCACATACTTCTTTTGTTACTTTATGCATTACAACAGAGTTATCTTCTGAACTTGTATAAATCATACCAAGTCTTGTAAATGGCACAATAGAGCGGAAAGCATTTATCTGGCTTTCAATATCTACAGCATCGGAAACTCCTGTAATATTTTTGCCACCTTTATCTTTACTTGGCACAAGATGAGCAGCAACAGGGTCGCTTATTGCAGCAAAAACTATTGGAGTAGTTTGTAAAGTATTAAGCAGTGCAATAGCCATAGGGGTGCCTATACCAACAGTTACATCAACACCATCTGATTTAAACTTATTTGCAATAG
Proteins encoded in this window:
- a CDS encoding ABC transporter substrate-binding protein, producing MKKIIIMFSAVLMAVSISGCKKNENTAQEKLPTIGIAKLLAHPALNSVEKGIQDELTAKGIKVNYDLQNANADMNIATSIANKFKSDGVDVTVGIGTPMAIALLNTLQTTPIVFAAISDPVAAHLVPSKDKGGKNITGVSDAVDIESQINAFRSIVPFTRLGMIYTSSEDNSVVMHKVTKEVCDKLGIKLISQPITNINEIKQAAESLIGRVDAFYVVTDNNVCSSLNSITSTAAANNLPVFSADPSSSLQFGGVLYTAGADYYVIGRLAGQQIIDILNGKKTEDIPTRYMKGAKETQTIIDNDAANALGVTIPQDLISENTIFLENGKEVKK
- a CDS encoding ABC transporter substrate-binding protein, which encodes MKKLLFIILTVCLALSFTACKKNEAKKPELPTIGIAKLISHNSLNDAEKGILDELKELNIHANIDLQNANGDLNISSAIASKFKSDNVDVAVGIATPMTVTLANQLPNTPIVFTAVTDPVKAGLASSITQGNKNITGVIDAIPIKEQLIEFKKVYDFKKLGIIYTTSETNSVSMAETTKQVCDELGVELIVQTIATPAEVKQAAESLVSRVDAFYCFTDNSIATAMSALTDTAKQNKIPVFGGDITPTLNGGVVYALGFSYYEMGRMTGRLIAEVLQGKKAEELPIQSLNDPKFYNKLLDLDTAKLLGITFSDELINSAQYLIKDGKLITK
- a CDS encoding metallophosphoesterase, encoding MGIILLIILQNIVFGSYIAFRLYQAFFKKYNMWLIIFIFLILFSTFLIARILVKTFGIHIPNSIIFATHLILAFTNYLFIYLAATDIIRLIFKLLHTPFLSHKVQMIIVLVLTLVTIIYGYINSHNTKITAYTVTLKKELKENITIAALSDLHIGADMSPKRLSKEVQIINNMKPDVIFIIGDIIDNNIKDLTQAHIHELKKLNAPLGVYAVIGNHDYYSSDAETIKKLLTQADINILIDNVTYIQEKGVYIIGRDSLRHTNDDGSMRQNIKTLYDKVEDKAKPVIILDHVPKGLKDGKSINADIQISGHTHDGQTFPLNLIVRKMTLLSHGMLVDDGFYYIVSSGIGLWGPPVRVGTDAEILLINVYGSNQNQ
- a CDS encoding metallophosphoesterase — its product is MSMLVLIIIQNIIFSIYTAYHLYLSFFTKYKKSAVISLIILICNSFIITRSIEKLSDYQIHDFFIFISDIFLGLFIYIFIFYLLTDIIKLILKLFKISFINHYIQGIIVVIISVIICILGFINSHLTKVNEYNIALNKTIHTPFTIAALSDIHIGSDMTAERLYKKIQIINNLKPDFVLIAGDIIDNNINDFTEEYIEQFKKIEAPFGIYAVFGNHEYYSGSQKDVLSVFNKAGFTTLIDDIAYIPEKEVYIIGRDSLRHSSSSNNERTDIEILYSKIDDKTKPVIIVDHIPKSPQDGIKINADIQISGHTHDGQFFPVNLIVKKMYEVSYGMKKYDGFHFLVTSGLGLWGPPFRVGTNSEIVLINVTNK